A genomic window from Streptomyces mirabilis includes:
- the dxs gene encoding 1-deoxy-D-xylulose-5-phosphate synthase, with the protein MTILESIRGPRDLKALSEADVGELAEEIREFLVHAVARTGGHLGPNLGVVELSIALHRVFESPVDRLLWDTGHQSYVHKLLTGRQDFSKLRGKGGLSGYPSREESEHDIIENSHASTALGWADGLAKARQVQGEKGHVVAVIGDGALTGGMAWEALNNIAAAKDRPLIIVVNDNERSYAPTIGGLANHLATLRTTDSYEKVLAWGKDVLLRTPVVGHTLYESLHGAKKGFKDAFAPQGMFEDLGLKYVGPIDGHDVGAVESALRRAKRFHGPVLVHCLTEKGRGYEPALAHEEDHFHTVGVMDPLTCEPLAPSGGPSWTSVFGDEILRIGEERDDVVAITAAMLHPVGLGKFAERFPDRVWDVGIAEQHATVSAAGLATGGLHPVVAVYATFLNRAFDQLLMDVALHRCGVTFVLDRAGVTGVDGASHNGMWDMSILQVVPGLRIAAPRDADQLRAQLREAVAVDDAPTLIRFPKESVGPAIPAVDHLGGLDVLHRSDDTPQVLLVAVGVMAPVCLQAAELLEARGVGCTVVDPRWVKPVDPALPGLAAEHRLVAVVEDNSRAAGVGAAVALALGDAEVDVPVRRFGIPEQFLAHAKRGEVLADIGLTPVEIAGRISAGLAVKDALSKDTPFEDELSKEKQE; encoded by the coding sequence GTGACGATTCTGGAGAGCATCCGGGGACCACGCGACCTGAAGGCGCTGTCCGAGGCGGACGTCGGTGAACTGGCGGAAGAGATCAGGGAGTTCCTGGTGCACGCGGTGGCCAGGACCGGCGGTCATCTCGGACCCAATCTGGGGGTGGTGGAACTCTCCATCGCGCTCCACCGGGTCTTCGAGTCACCCGTCGACCGCCTCCTGTGGGACACCGGCCACCAGAGCTACGTACACAAGCTGCTGACGGGACGCCAGGACTTCTCCAAGCTGCGCGGAAAGGGTGGCCTGTCCGGCTATCCCTCGCGTGAGGAGTCCGAGCACGACATCATCGAGAACAGCCACGCCTCCACGGCGCTCGGCTGGGCGGACGGGCTCGCCAAGGCCCGTCAGGTGCAGGGCGAGAAGGGCCATGTCGTCGCGGTCATCGGCGACGGCGCGCTGACCGGCGGCATGGCGTGGGAGGCGCTGAACAACATCGCCGCCGCCAAGGACCGCCCGCTGATCATCGTCGTCAACGACAACGAACGCTCGTACGCGCCGACCATCGGTGGTCTCGCCAACCACCTCGCGACCCTGCGGACGACCGACAGTTACGAGAAGGTCCTCGCCTGGGGCAAGGACGTACTGCTGCGCACCCCCGTCGTCGGACACACCCTCTACGAGTCGCTGCACGGCGCGAAGAAGGGGTTCAAGGACGCCTTCGCGCCGCAGGGCATGTTCGAGGACCTGGGGCTCAAGTACGTCGGGCCGATCGACGGGCACGACGTCGGGGCCGTGGAGTCCGCGCTGCGCCGGGCGAAACGGTTCCACGGGCCGGTGCTGGTGCACTGCCTGACCGAGAAGGGGCGCGGTTACGAGCCCGCGCTCGCGCACGAGGAGGACCACTTCCACACGGTCGGTGTGATGGATCCGCTGACGTGCGAGCCGCTCGCGCCCTCGGGCGGGCCGTCCTGGACCTCGGTGTTCGGGGACGAGATCCTCCGGATCGGCGAGGAGCGGGACGACGTCGTGGCGATCACGGCGGCCATGCTGCACCCGGTGGGGCTCGGGAAGTTCGCCGAACGGTTCCCCGACCGGGTGTGGGACGTCGGGATCGCCGAACAGCACGCCACGGTGTCGGCGGCCGGGCTCGCCACCGGCGGTCTCCATCCGGTCGTCGCCGTCTACGCGACCTTCCTCAACCGGGCCTTCGACCAGCTCCTCATGGACGTCGCGCTGCACCGCTGCGGAGTGACCTTCGTGCTCGACCGGGCGGGGGTCACCGGCGTCGACGGGGCCTCGCACAACGGCATGTGGGACATGTCGATCCTCCAGGTCGTGCCGGGCCTGAGGATCGCCGCGCCGCGCGACGCCGACCAGCTGCGGGCCCAGCTGCGGGAGGCGGTCGCCGTCGACGACGCGCCGACGCTGATCCGCTTCCCGAAGGAGTCGGTGGGCCCCGCGATCCCGGCGGTCGACCATCTGGGCGGGCTCGACGTCCTGCACCGCTCCGACGACACCCCGCAGGTCCTCCTGGTCGCCGTCGGCGTGATGGCGCCGGTCTGCCTCCAGGCGGCCGAGCTGCTGGAGGCCCGTGGGGTCGGCTGCACGGTCGTCGACCCGCGCTGGGTCAAACCCGTCGACCCGGCGTTGCCCGGCCTCGCCGCCGAGCACCGGCTCGTCGCGGTCGTCGAGGACAACAGCCGGGCGGCCGGCGTCGGCGCGGCGGTCGCGCTGGCGCTCGGGGACGCCGAGGTCGACGTGCCCGTGCGGCGCTTCGGCATCCCCGAGCAGTTCCTCGCGCACGCCAAGCGCGGGGAGGTGCTGGCCGACATAGGTCTCACGCCCGTCGAGATCGCCGGGCGGATCAGCGCCGGTCTGGCCGTCAAGGACGCGCTGTCGAAGGACACGCCGTTCGAGGATGAGTTGTCCAAGGAGAAACAGGAATGA
- a CDS encoding aspartate aminotransferase family protein — protein MTDPAEKGEFDLGALLAERGAERYELHTKYLNHQLPRMLHTIGFDKVYERAEGAHFWDADGNDYLDMLAGFGVMGLGRHHPVVRKALHDVLDASLADLTRFDCQPLPGLLGESLLAHSPHLERVFFGNSGTEAVETALKFARYATGRTRILYCSHAFHGLTTGSLSVNGEDGFRDGFAPLLPDTAVPLGDLDALARELKKGDVAGLIVEPIQGKGVHEAPPGYLRAAQELLHRHKALLIADEVQTGLGRTGDFYAYQHEEGVEPDLVCVAKALSGGYVPVGATLGRDWIFKKVYSSMDRVLVHSASFGSNAQAMAAGLAVLSVMENEQIVANARATGEQLRSRLAALIDKYELLSDVRGRGLMIGIEFGRPKSLKLRSRWTMLQAARKGLFAQMVVVPLLQRHRILTQVSGDHLEVIKLIPPLIIGERDVDRFVEAFTAVMDDAHSGGGLMWDFGKTLVKQAVANR, from the coding sequence ATGACCGACCCTGCGGAGAAGGGGGAGTTCGACCTCGGCGCGCTCCTCGCCGAGCGCGGAGCCGAGCGCTACGAGCTGCACACCAAGTACCTGAACCACCAGCTCCCGCGCATGCTGCACACCATCGGCTTCGACAAGGTCTACGAGCGGGCCGAGGGCGCGCACTTCTGGGACGCGGACGGCAACGACTACCTGGACATGCTCGCCGGGTTCGGGGTGATGGGCCTGGGCCGTCACCACCCCGTCGTCCGCAAGGCGCTGCACGACGTCCTGGACGCCTCGCTCGCCGACCTCACCCGCTTCGACTGCCAGCCGCTGCCCGGGCTCCTCGGCGAGAGTCTGCTCGCGCACAGTCCCCACCTGGAGCGGGTGTTCTTCGGCAACAGCGGTACGGAGGCGGTGGAGACCGCGCTCAAGTTCGCCCGGTACGCCACCGGGAGGACGAGGATCCTCTACTGTTCCCACGCCTTCCACGGACTGACCACCGGCTCACTGTCCGTCAACGGAGAGGACGGCTTCCGCGACGGCTTCGCCCCGCTGCTGCCCGACACCGCCGTTCCGCTCGGTGACCTGGACGCTCTGGCCCGGGAGCTGAAGAAGGGGGATGTCGCCGGGCTGATCGTCGAGCCCATCCAGGGCAAGGGCGTGCACGAGGCCCCACCCGGATATCTGCGTGCCGCGCAGGAGCTGCTGCACCGGCACAAGGCGCTGCTCATCGCGGACGAGGTGCAGACGGGCCTCGGGCGGACCGGGGACTTCTACGCCTACCAGCACGAGGAGGGCGTCGAACCGGACCTGGTGTGCGTGGCGAAGGCGCTGTCCGGCGGCTATGTGCCGGTCGGCGCGACGCTCGGCAGGGACTGGATCTTCAAGAAGGTCTACTCGTCCATGGACCGGGTCCTCGTGCACTCCGCGAGCTTCGGCTCGAACGCGCAGGCCATGGCGGCGGGCCTCGCCGTGCTCTCCGTGATGGAGAACGAACAGATCGTCGCGAACGCCCGGGCCACGGGAGAACAACTCAGGTCCCGGCTCGCGGCGCTCATCGACAAGTACGAGCTGCTGAGCGACGTACGCGGCCGGGGCCTGATGATCGGCATCGAGTTCGGTCGGCCCAAGTCGCTCAAGCTGCGCAGTCGTTGGACCATGCTGCAGGCCGCGCGCAAGGGCTTGTTCGCGCAGATGGTCGTCGTCCCGCTGCTCCAGCGGCACCGCATCCTCACCCAGGTCTCCGGCGACCACCTGGAGGTGATCAAGCTGATCCCGCCGCTGATCATCGGCGAACGGGACGTGGACCGGTTCGTGGAGGCCTTCACCGCGGTGATGGACGACGCGCACAGCGGCGGCGGCCTGATGTGGGACTTCGGAAAAACCCTGGTCAAGCAGGCGGTCGCGAACCGCTAG
- a CDS encoding XRE family transcriptional regulator — protein sequence MSPVEWGAAATPPESAAAETLPAVAPQLRALRRRASLTLEAAARAAGLSAAHLSRLETGQRQPSLPMLLALARIYGTTVSELLGETVAERDAIVRAADMEPTKAGGWTYWQAGAPGRGMQALRVHVPFGSQGDIVRVHPGEEWLHVLQGRLRLRLGDTAQVLAPGDSAHFDSLTPHRIAAADQSGAELLFVHTLLQSPTAALCLGPAAGHPTMGELS from the coding sequence ATGAGCCCTGTCGAGTGGGGGGCGGCCGCCACGCCGCCCGAGTCCGCAGCAGCCGAGACGCTGCCCGCCGTCGCACCGCAGCTGCGTGCGCTGCGCCGCCGGGCCTCGCTGACCCTGGAGGCCGCGGCACGCGCCGCCGGCCTTTCGGCCGCCCACCTCTCCCGACTGGAGACGGGACAGCGCCAGCCCTCGCTGCCGATGCTGCTCGCACTCGCTCGTATCTACGGTACGACGGTCTCGGAGCTGCTGGGCGAGACGGTCGCCGAACGGGACGCGATCGTCCGGGCCGCCGACATGGAGCCGACCAAGGCGGGCGGCTGGACCTACTGGCAGGCCGGTGCCCCGGGCCGCGGAATGCAGGCCCTGCGGGTGCACGTCCCCTTCGGCTCGCAGGGCGACATCGTGCGCGTCCACCCCGGCGAGGAGTGGCTCCACGTCCTCCAGGGGCGGTTGCGGCTGCGCCTCGGGGACACCGCCCAGGTGCTCGCGCCCGGGGACAGCGCGCACTTCGACTCGCTGACCCCGCACCGCATCGCGGCCGCCGATCAGTCGGGGGCCGAACTCCTCTTCGTACACACCCTGCTGCAGAGCCCCACCGCCGCGCTGTGCCTCGGCCCGGCGGCAGGACACCCGACCATGGGAGAGCTGTCATGA
- a CDS encoding DUF6126 family protein — protein sequence MVEKFPRALWVRLFIYIAVGHLFAAFIYLLFELGGQNQ from the coding sequence ATGGTCGAGAAGTTCCCGCGCGCCCTGTGGGTACGCCTCTTCATCTACATCGCCGTCGGCCACCTCTTCGCGGCCTTCATCTATCTGCTGTTCGAGCTGGGCGGGCAGAACCAGTAG
- a CDS encoding tyrosine-protein phosphatase, whose product MTQQVPSTEPELAGVRNFRDVGGLPTVDGRRVRYGRLFRSGHLAHATEEDAAFLSSLGLHTIFDFRNAADQKLEGPDVELPGVRNVNLPLTDPADGSEFWQMVRDGDVEQLRGHLGDGKAANRMIGSYRTIVKDRTAEHSHVLHALAEDSVPALMHCAAGKDRAGLSIAVTLLALDVERDAIVADYLESNATHRRYKVRRNGSSEAARSPEVMELLSPLFDARAEYLTAAFETIEETWGGIDAYLERGLGVTPEHRERLRERLLD is encoded by the coding sequence GTGACGCAGCAGGTCCCGTCGACCGAGCCGGAGCTGGCCGGAGTGCGCAACTTCCGAGACGTGGGCGGCCTGCCCACCGTGGACGGCCGGCGAGTGCGCTACGGACGGCTGTTCCGCAGTGGCCATCTCGCGCACGCCACTGAGGAGGACGCCGCGTTCCTCTCCTCTCTCGGACTGCACACGATCTTCGACTTCCGCAATGCCGCGGACCAGAAGCTGGAGGGGCCGGACGTCGAGCTCCCGGGTGTACGGAACGTGAACCTTCCGCTCACCGACCCCGCCGACGGCAGCGAGTTCTGGCAGATGGTCCGCGACGGCGACGTCGAACAGCTGCGTGGGCACCTCGGCGACGGCAAGGCGGCGAACCGGATGATCGGTTCCTACCGCACGATCGTCAAGGACCGCACCGCCGAGCACTCGCACGTGCTGCACGCCCTGGCCGAGGACAGCGTGCCCGCGCTGATGCACTGCGCGGCGGGCAAGGACCGCGCGGGCCTCTCCATAGCCGTGACGCTCCTCGCCCTCGATGTCGAGCGCGACGCGATCGTGGCCGACTACCTGGAGTCGAACGCGACCCACCGCCGCTACAAGGTGCGCCGCAACGGCTCCTCGGAAGCGGCCCGCTCCCCCGAGGTCATGGAGCTGCTCAGCCCTCTGTTCGACGCCCGCGCCGAGTATCTGACCGCGGCCTTCGAGACGATCGAGGAGACCTGGGGCGGCATCGACGCCTATTTGGAGCGGGGACTGGGAGTCACGCCCGAGCATCGGGAGCGGCTGCGCGAGCGCCTGCTGGACTGA
- a CDS encoding M23 family metallopeptidase, whose product MPAKGKHRRPKSQRFSRSIAVAGTGGAALALPLMGAAGAHAMTPTAAVSSTPEKAATISSATVPQKSATVSEKSATTSTASVKTYSVKVGDWLAKIAERQHLSGGWQKLYSDNRQAIGSDPSLIHPGLKLTIGERAVSTDDAKPSTKSFTQSSATTSTRSSARSATGSSGAADATKAQAAAPRATGAATNTGYTLPVEGATIGTGYKVAGSMWSSGYHTGVDFVVPTGTTVKAIAAGTVVSAGWGGAYGNQVVVQHADGRYSQYAHLSALSVSTGQTVTESQQIGLSGATGNVTGPHLHFEIRTTPNYGSDVDPVAYLRAHGVAVG is encoded by the coding sequence ATGCCTGCGAAGGGTAAGCACCGCCGACCCAAGTCCCAGCGTTTCTCCCGCTCGATCGCCGTGGCCGGAACCGGTGGCGCCGCGCTCGCGCTGCCGCTGATGGGGGCCGCCGGCGCCCATGCCATGACGCCTACGGCCGCGGTTTCGTCCACTCCGGAAAAGGCCGCGACGATTTCCTCCGCGACGGTTCCTCAAAAGTCCGCGACGGTTTCGGAAAAGTCCGCGACAACCTCCACGGCCTCGGTGAAGACCTATTCGGTGAAGGTCGGCGACTGGCTCGCCAAGATCGCCGAGCGGCAGCATCTCAGCGGCGGCTGGCAGAAGCTCTACTCCGACAACCGCCAGGCCATCGGCAGTGACCCCTCGCTGATCCACCCCGGCCTGAAGCTCACGATCGGCGAGAGGGCCGTGTCGACCGACGACGCCAAGCCGTCGACCAAGTCGTTCACGCAGTCGTCCGCCACGACGTCCACGCGATCGTCGGCGCGGTCGGCCACCGGGTCGTCCGGCGCGGCGGACGCGACCAAGGCCCAGGCCGCCGCACCCCGGGCCACCGGCGCCGCCACCAACACCGGTTACACCCTGCCGGTAGAGGGCGCCACCATCGGCACCGGCTACAAGGTCGCCGGCAGCATGTGGTCCAGCGGTTACCACACCGGTGTGGACTTCGTGGTCCCGACCGGCACCACCGTCAAGGCCATCGCCGCCGGCACCGTCGTATCGGCCGGCTGGGGCGGTGCGTACGGCAACCAGGTCGTCGTCCAGCACGCCGACGGCCGGTACTCGCAGTACGCCCACCTGTCCGCCCTGTCCGTCTCGACCGGCCAGACCGTGACCGAGAGCCAGCAGATCGGCCTCTCCGGCGCGACCGGCAACGTCACCGGTCCGCACCTGCACTTCGAGATCCGCACCACCCCGAACTACGGCTCGGACGTGGACCCGGTCGCGTACCTGCGCGCGCACGGTGTCGCCGTCGGCTGA
- a CDS encoding DUF6250 domain-containing protein, with protein MSPSADARRASHVFEGRTPRSRSPALGSPRHRRGRLIAHDGFRRGLGQWVAELQDGGTVTASHGVLEIDVPSGATVWFKQRLEGPYAIEYTATPVSEGGVNDRVSDLDNFWNAVDVRSPDDLFATPRGGALAEYDYLKTYYVGYGSGPHGATSGSRASRRGGCSTTPERALFRVRSHFTSGLSHHPSTPSYGRVAHIER; from the coding sequence GTGTCGCCGTCGGCTGACGCCCGCCGCGCCTCTCACGTCTTCGAGGGCCGGACCCCGCGATCGCGGAGTCCGGCCCTCGGTTCGCCGCGCCACCGTCGCGGGCGGCTCATCGCTCACGACGGCTTCCGCCGAGGCCTCGGCCAGTGGGTCGCCGAACTGCAGGACGGCGGCACGGTCACCGCCTCGCACGGCGTCCTGGAGATCGACGTACCGAGCGGTGCGACGGTCTGGTTCAAGCAGCGGCTCGAAGGGCCCTACGCCATCGAGTACACCGCCACACCGGTCTCCGAGGGCGGCGTCAACGACCGGGTCTCCGACCTCGACAACTTCTGGAACGCCGTCGACGTCCGCTCCCCGGACGACCTCTTCGCCACGCCCCGGGGCGGCGCCCTGGCCGAATACGACTACCTGAAGACGTACTACGTCGGATACGGCTCCGGACCACATGGAGCCACTTCCGGATCGAGGGCTTCCAGGCGTGGCGGCTGTTCAACCACTCCTGAAAGAGCCTTATTCCGGGTTCGGTCACACTTTACGAGTGGCTTATCTCACCACCCGTCAACCCCTTCCTACGGTCGCGTAGCTCACATCGAAAGGTGA